A segment of the Chitinivorax sp. PXF-14 genome:
GGCGCGCAGAAAACGGCGCTGGATCGGCGTCAATTCGATCATTGTTAACCCTCTGAAAAACCACGTATTGTAACTCATGAAGCCAAGCAGAACCAGTAAGGCGTGGATGCGCGAACACCTCAACGATCCTTATGTGCAAATGGCGCAGAAGGATGGCTACCGCTCACGTGCAGCATATAAGTTGCTGGAAATTGCCGACAAAGACCATCTGATCAAGCCGGGCATGGTTGTGGTCGACCTTGGCGCGGCGCCTGGAAGCTGGTCGCAGATCGCCGCGCAGAAGGTGGGCAAGCATGGCCACGTGTTCGCGCTCGACATCCTGCCGATGGATCCACTGGCGGGCGTGACCTTCCTGCAGGGGGATTTCCGCGAGGAGTCCGTGCTGCGCGAGTTCGAGTCCCTGCTTCAAGGGCGCCAGGTCGATCTTGTAATCTCGGACATCGCCCCCAATATGGCTGGTAATGCCATGATGGATATGCCCCGCAGCCTGCATCTGATCGAGCTTGCGCTCGATTTTGCCCAGCATCACCTGAAACCCGGCGGCAATTACTTGGTCAAAGCGTTCCAAGGTAGTGGTTACCCCGAGTATCTGGCTTTGCTGAAGGGCACGTTCAAGCAGGTGTTGACACGCAAACCGAAGGCCTCGCGTGACCGCAGCAACGAAATTTACCTGCTGGGGAAGGATAAACTTGCCCAATTTGACGCGGTTTTCGAGGGCGGTGAGGCCCCCGACGATTACTGACAGCCCTGAGCAGAGGGTTTAGAATCAAAGCAGATTTGTGCCTCGCACACGCAATGTAAGGAGTGAACGTGAATAACATTGGCAAGAACATCGCAATTTGGCTCATCATCGGCCTCGTGCTGATGACGGTGTTCAACCAATTCAGCAAACGCCATGAATCCCAGAGCCAGATGGCTTATTCCGAGTTTATCGAGGAAGTGCGTGGCGGGCGTGTGCAGTCGGTGGAGATCGAGGGCAATCCCCTGCGCGGTCAGATGTTGACCGGCAAGCGTGCGGATGGCACCTCGTTTTCGACTCTGGCCCCGTATGATCCTGGTCTGGTGGGGGATCTGCTGAAGAACAATGTCCGTTTCGGTGCCAAGCCCGAGCAGGAACAATCCTTCCTGATGCAGGTGTTTATCTCCTGGTTCCCGATGCTGCTGTTGATCGGTGTGTGGATTTTCTTCATGCGCCAGATGCAGGGGGGCGGCAAGGGGGGGGCGTTTTCCTTTGGAAAGAGCCGTGCCCGCATGCTGGAAGAGTCGAGCAACCCCATCCTCTTTGCCGATGTCGCCGGGTGTGACGAAGCCAAAGAAGAGGTATCGGAGATCGTCGAGTTCCTGCGTGATCCAAGCAAGTTCCAGCGCCTGGGTGGCCGCATTCCTCGTGGCGTGCTGCTCGTTGGTTCGCCGGGTACCGGCAAGACCTTGCTGGCCAAAGCGATCGCAGGCGAAGCCAAGGTACCGTTCTTCTCGATTTCCGGCTCCGATTTCGTCGAGATGTTTGTCGGTGTTGGCGCGGCCCGTGTTCGCGACATGTTTGAGCAAGCCAAGAAGAATGCACCCTGCATCATCTTCATCGACGAAATCGATGCGGTAGGTCGCCAGCGCGGCGCTGGCCTGGGTGGTGGCAATGATGAGCGTGAACAAACTCTTAACCAGTTGCTGGTGGAGATGGATGGTTTTGAAGCCAACTCCGGCATCATCGTTGTCGCGGCAACGAACCGTCCTGACGTGTTGGACCCAGCCCTGCAGCGTCCGGGCCGCTTCGACCGCCAGGTTATCGTGCCGCTGCCGGATATCCGTGGCCGCGAGCAGATTCTTGGCGTTCACATGCGCAAGGTGCCGATCGCTGCTGATGTTCGTGCAGATGTGATCGCGCGCGGCACGCCGGGCTTCTCCGGGGCGGATCTGGCCAATCTGGTCAACGAGGCTGCGTTGTTTGCCGCCCGCCAGAACAAGCGCCTGGTCGATATGGACGATTTCGAGCGAGCCAAGGACAAGGTCATGATGGGTGCCGAGCGGCGCACCATGGTGATGAGTGAAGAGGAACGCAAGAATACGGCCTACCACGAGTCCGGTCATGCGGTTGTGGCCAAGCTGTTGCCGAAGTCCGATCCTGTGCACAAGGTCACGATCATCCCGCGCGGCCGTGCGTTGGGTGTGACCATGCAGCTGCCGGAGCAGGATCGCTTCAGCTATGACCGTGACTATATGCTGCAGCAAATCTCGATCCTGTTTGGTGGCCGTATTGCCGAAGAGGTTTTCATGAACCAGATGACGACGGGTGCTTCGAACGATTTCGAACGTGCCACTCGCCTGGCGCGGGATATGGTGACTCGCTACGGTATGTCAGACGAGCTTGGCCCGATGGTTTATGGCGACAACGAGCAGGAGGTGTTCCTTGGCCGTTCGGTAACGACGCACAAGAACCTGTCCGAAGCCACGATGCAGAAGGTCGATGGCGAGATTCGCCGTATTATCGACGCCCAGTACCACTTGGCGCGCAGCCTGCTGGAACAGAATCGCGACAAGGTAGAGGCGATGACCAAAGCCTTGCTGGAATGGGAAACCATCGATGCCGAGCAGATCGAAGACATCATGGCGGGTCGCCCACCGCGCCCACCGCGTCAGCCATCGAAACCCGTGCCGCCAACCGACACAACTCCTTCTGCGCCAGCACCTTCTGTAACGCCGGCACAAGAAGTCTAAGCGCCACCTGCCAAAGAAACCGACCTCAAGGTCGGTTTCTTTCTCTGCGCGGCGTTCATCCTTTCACATGCTTGCTTCGTGTATGTCCCAACTCCCTGTCTCCTTGCAACTTGGCCGCTATCTTTTTGCCTTGAAACGCCCGCTGATCATGGGGATTGTCAACGTCACGCCAGATTCGTTCTCCGATGGCGGGCGCTACAACGATGCCGATCAGGCATTGGCACATGCGGAGTGCCTGATTGCCGAAGGTGCCGATATGCTGGATGTTGGCGGGGAGTCGACACGACCCAATGCACCGACCGTCAGCGTGCAAGAGGAGATCGACCGTGTCGCACCTGTGCTGGAGCGGTTGATCCCTCTCGGGCTGCCCGTGTCCATCGATACGCGCAAGACGTCCGTGATGGCCGAGGCCATCCGACTCGGCGTGGATATGGTGAACGATATCGGCGCGCTGGAGGCGGAGGGAGCTCTGGCAGTAGTGGCGGCCTCCGAGGTCGCCGTGTGCCTCATGCACAAACAGGGCAATCCTGATTCCATGCAGGAAGAACCCAGGTATGTAGACGTGGTGCAGGAGGTGGGTGCTTATCTGAATGCTAGAATGGCAACTGCGGAGGCGGCAGGTATTGCCTTGAACCGCATCGTTGTGGACCCAGGCTTCGGTTTTGGAAAAAGTGTGGCTCACAACATAGACTTACTCAAACACTTGTCGGTGTTTGCGCAACTTGGCTCCCCGCTGCTGGTGGGACTGTCCCGCAAGTCGATGCTCGGCGCATTGACCGGCGCGCCGGTCGGAGAGCGTGTGCATGCCAGCGTTGCGGCAACTTTACTGGCCGTGCAGCGTGGCGCAAAGATCGTTCGGGTGCATGATGTGAAAGCCACGCGTGATGCGTTGACAATTTTGAATGCGATTGAAGAATGACGAGAAAATACTTCGGTACCGATGGCGTGCGTGGACGAGTAGGTGAGGAGCCTATTACCCCAGATTTCGTGATGAGGCTTGGCTATGCAGCTGGCCGTGTCCTTGCCACGGCGGATCGTCGATTGCGCCCGGAGCAGCGCCCGACGGTACTCATCGGCAAGGATACGCGTATCTCCGGCTATATGCTGGAATCCGCGCTCGAAGCGGGTTTCTCGGCCGCCGGCGTTGATGTGGTCCTGATCGGCCCGATGCCGACCCCCGGTATCGCCTATCTGACGCGGGCCTTGCGCTTGCAGGCTGGGGTGGTCATCAGCGCATCGCACAATCCCTATGAAGATAATGGGATCAAATTCTTTGCTGCCGGCGGCGTCAAATTGCCGGATAAGGTCGAGCGTGCGATCGAAGCGGCACTCGACGAGCCCATGATCTGCGTGCCATCCGATCAACTCGGACGGGCGCGCCGTATGGAGGATGCCGCTGGGCGCTATATCGAATTCTGCAAGAGTACTTTCCCGGCTGACCTGGATCTACGTGGCCTCAAGCTGGTTGTGGATTGTGCGCATGGCGCGAGTTATGTGATCGCTCCTCATGTGTTCCACGAGCTTGGTGCCGATGTGGTCGTGATCGGCAATCAGCCCGACGGCACCAATATCAACGATGGCGTCGGCGCGACCAGCACATCGGCGTTGCAGCAGGCCGTTGTCGAGCACCAGGCCCACCTGGGGATTGCCCTGGACGGCGATGGTGACCGTCTGATCATGGTCGACGGTGACGGCACCTCCTATGATGGTGACAAGCTGTTGTACCTGATTGCCAAGCACCGGCAGCGCCTTGGCTTGCTGGATGGCGGGGTAGTTGGCACGGTGATGACGAATCTCGGTGTGGAGCATGCTTTTTCCCGGCTCAATATCCCGTTTTCGCGGGCAGCGGTTGGTGACCGCTACGTACTCGAAATGTTGCGGGAGAGAGGGTGGCTGCTCGGTGGTGAGAGCTCGGGACATTTGATTTGCCTCGACAAGCATACGACCGGCGATGGCATCGTCTCAGCGCTCCAGGTGTTGCACTCGCTGCGAGCCCATCGTAGCGTCATTTCCCTCGGGGAGGCGACCAAGGAGCTAACGCTATACCCGCAAGTACTGATCAATGTGCGCGTGCCAAAGGGCTTCGATCATCGCGGCTCGCTGCCCGTGCAGGCGGCATTGGTCGAGGCCGAGTGCGAGTTGAAGGATTCTGGACGTGTGGTGTTGCGTGCTTCCGGCACCGAGCCGGTCATTCGGGTCATGCTGGAGGGCAAGAGCGCCGATAAGATTAAGCGCTGGGCCGAGCGTATCGCAGATGTCGTGGAAAAGGCTGCCGGTGTCTGACTTGGTATACTGATGTGAAAAGGGCCGGTTAACCGGCCCTTTTTATGTACAACAGGCAATAGCCATAATTAGCCGAACTTGCCTGTGATGTAGTCTTCCGTGGCTTTTTTCTTCGGTGTCGTGAAGATCGCGTCGGTCTCGCCAAATTCGATCAGCTCGCCCAGGTACATGTAGGCGGTGTAATCCGAAACGCGCGCTGCCTGCTGCATATTGTGCGTGACGATGACAATCGTGTAGTCGCTCTTGAGTTCGTGTATCAACTCTTCAATGTGTGCGGTCGAAATCGGGTCGAGTGCAGACGTTGGTTCGTCTAGCAGTAGCACTTCTGGCTTCACCGCTATGGCACGCGCAATGCACAGGCGCTGTTGTTGCCCACCGGACAGGCCGTTGCCACTTTGTCTCAGCTTGTTCTTCGCTTCTTCCCACAGCGCGGCCTTGCGCAGTGCCCATTCCACGCGGTCGTCCATATCGTTTTTGCTGAGCTTCTCGTACAGCTTCACGCCAAAGGCGATGTTGTCGTAGATCGACATCGGGAACGGCGTTGGCTTCTGAAACACCATGCCGATACGGGCGCGCAACAGATTCAGATCGACACCCTTGTCCAGGATGTTTTGCCCGTGGAGGGAGATTTCGCCTTCGGCGCGCAGTTTCGGATACAGCTCATACATTCGGTTCAAGGTGCGGAGCAGCGTGGATTTGCCGCAACCGGAAGGCCCGATGAAAGCCGTCACCTTGGCTTCCGGTATTTCCATATTGATGTTTTTGAGGGCATGGAAATTGCCGTAGTAGAAATTCAGGTTACGGATCGACAGCTTGCTGCCGCTTTGAGTTTGCTGAGTCATTTCAAATTCTCTGCGCATGATGGGCGATCAATTCGTTTGTTGGCGGAAGAGCGAGCGAGCGATGATGTTGAGCGTCAATACGCTGACGGTGATCAGCAGTGCACCGCCCCAGGCCAGGGACTGCCAGTCTTCGTATGGGCTCATGGCGAACTGGAAGATGACGACAGGGAGGTTGGCCATGGGCGCGTTCATATTGGCGTTCCAGAACTGGTTATTCAGCGCGGTGAACAGCAACGGTGCCGTTTCGCCACTGATACGGGCCACGGCCAGCAGTATCCCGGTCAAAATGCCTGCTCGAGAGGCGCGCAGCGTAACAAAGGTGATGACCTTCCAGCGGGGGGTTCCAAGTGCCGCCGCAGCTTCACGCAGGCTGTTGGGCACCAGTCGCAACATGTTTTCGGTGGTGCGCACTACGACCGGTACCACGATCAGGCTCAATGCGATGGCGCCGGCCCAGCCCGAAAAGTGGCCAATCTGTGCAACGTAGATCTCGTACACAAAGAGACCGATCACGATCGACGGTGCAGACAACAAAATGTCGTTGATGAAGCGGGTTACCGGCGCCAGCCAGCCACGTTCGCCGAACTCCGCGAGATAGGTGCCGGCGAGAATGCCGATCGGTGTGCCAATCGCCGTGCCAACGACCGCCATCATCAGGCTGCCGGCGATCGCATTCAGCAATCCACCCGATGAGCCCGGTGGCGGGGTCATCTGCGTGAACAGGGCGGAAGACAGGGCGCTGAAGCCGTGCTGGAACAGGGTTGCCAGGATCCAGACGAGCCAGAACAGGCCAAACGCCATGGTACAGATCGACATGATCAGGTTGAAATAATTGACCAGCTTGCGTCTGCGGTAAATTGATTGATTCATGGTGCCGCTCCTTACGACGACTGGCCTTCACCCTTCTTGAGCTGCAGCAGAAGCAGCTTGGAGAAGGACAATACGATGAAGGTGATGATGAACAGGATGAGCCCCAGCTCGATCAATGCCGAGGTGTATAGATCGCCCACTGCCTCGGTAAATTCGTTGGCAAGCGCCGAGGCAATGCTGTTGCCGGGCATGAACAGCGATGTGCTGAAGTCGTGTGCGTTACCGATCACAAAGGTGACGGCCATCGTCTCTCCCAACGCTCGACCGAGGCCGAGCATAATGCCGCCGATGGCACCCGTCTTGGTGTAGGGCAGCACGACGTTGCGCACGACTTCCCAGGTCGTGGCGCCGAGGCCGTAGGCCGATTCCTTGAGCATGGGCGGCACAATCTCAAATACGTCGCGCATCACCGAGGTGATGAACGGAATGACCATGATCGCCAGGATCAGCCCTGCCGTGAACATGCCAATCCCCATGGGCGGGCCGCTAAAAAACTGGCCGATTACCGGAAGGGGGCCAATATGCGCGTTCACCCAAGGCTGGATGTTCTGCGAAAAAAACGGCGCAAACACAAAAAGCCCCCACATGCCATAAATGATCGAGGGGATGCCGGCGAGCAGTTCGACGGCAATGCCGAGTGGCCGCTTCAGCCAGGCTGGTGATAGCTCGGTCAGAAAGACCGCAATGCCAAAACTGACTGGAATGCCAATCAGCAGGGCGATTGCCGATGTAACGAGTGTGCCGTAAATCGGAATCAACGAGCCAAATTGCTGGGAGACAGGGTCCCACTCCGCGGAGGTCAGGAATTTGAAGCCGAACGCCTTGATCGCAGGCATGGCGCCGTAACAGAGCGACACGATGATGCCAGCCAGCACCGCCAACACCAAAAATGCGAAGAAGCGGGTGATATGGCGGAACAGCTCGTCGTAAAACTGCCCTTGCGATCTGGGTGTGGTGCTAACGGTTTGGCGCGAGGAGGAGGGCGTCAACGCGGCAGTGGGGTCGTGCATCATTTGGCCTCGTTTACCAAATTGCTGTAAGACGACGGAAGGGGCCCGAGGCCCCTTTCGTCATGGATCGAGGAATGCGACAGGCCGATATATCCGCTTGCGGATTGACATACCTGTCGCATTGAACGGCGCTTAGTATAGCGCTTTACCCGCAGCGTCCTTGACTTGGTTCTTCCATGCGTTGCGCACGAGCTTCACAACGCTATCGGGCAGCGGGATGTAGTCGAGTTGCAGGGCCAGCTGGTCGCCGTTTGCATAGGCCCAGTCGAAGAACTTCAGCACTTCCTTGCCGCTTTCCGGCTTGTCTTGTGCCTTATGCACCAGGATGAAGGTGGCGCCGGTAATCGGCCAGCTGTTCTTGCCCGGCTCGTTGGTCAGAATCTCGTAGAAACCCTCGGCCTTTTCCCAGTCTGCCTGTGCGGCAG
Coding sequences within it:
- the pstB gene encoding phosphate ABC transporter ATP-binding protein PstB; protein product: MTQQTQSGSKLSIRNLNFYYGNFHALKNINMEIPEAKVTAFIGPSGCGKSTLLRTLNRMYELYPKLRAEGEISLHGQNILDKGVDLNLLRARIGMVFQKPTPFPMSIYDNIAFGVKLYEKLSKNDMDDRVEWALRKAALWEEAKNKLRQSGNGLSGGQQQRLCIARAIAVKPEVLLLDEPTSALDPISTAHIEELIHELKSDYTIVIVTHNMQQAARVSDYTAYMYLGELIEFGETDAIFTTPKKKATEDYITGKFG
- the pstC gene encoding phosphate ABC transporter permease subunit PstC: MMHDPTAALTPSSSRQTVSTTPRSQGQFYDELFRHITRFFAFLVLAVLAGIIVSLCYGAMPAIKAFGFKFLTSAEWDPVSQQFGSLIPIYGTLVTSAIALLIGIPVSFGIAVFLTELSPAWLKRPLGIAVELLAGIPSIIYGMWGLFVFAPFFSQNIQPWVNAHIGPLPVIGQFFSGPPMGIGMFTAGLILAIMVIPFITSVMRDVFEIVPPMLKESAYGLGATTWEVVRNVVLPYTKTGAIGGIMLGLGRALGETMAVTFVIGNAHDFSTSLFMPGNSIASALANEFTEAVGDLYTSALIELGLILFIITFIVLSFSKLLLLQLKKGEGQSS
- the pstA gene encoding phosphate ABC transporter permease PstA; this translates as MNQSIYRRRKLVNYFNLIMSICTMAFGLFWLVWILATLFQHGFSALSSALFTQMTPPPGSSGGLLNAIAGSLMMAVVGTAIGTPIGILAGTYLAEFGERGWLAPVTRFINDILLSAPSIVIGLFVYEIYVAQIGHFSGWAGAIALSLIVVPVVVRTTENMLRLVPNSLREAAAALGTPRWKVITFVTLRASRAGILTGILLAVARISGETAPLLFTALNNQFWNANMNAPMANLPVVIFQFAMSPYEDWQSLAWGGALLITVSVLTLNIIARSLFRQQTN
- a CDS encoding RlmE family RNA methyltransferase — encoded protein: MREHLNDPYVQMAQKDGYRSRAAYKLLEIADKDHLIKPGMVVVDLGAAPGSWSQIAAQKVGKHGHVFALDILPMDPLAGVTFLQGDFREESVLREFESLLQGRQVDLVISDIAPNMAGNAMMDMPRSLHLIELALDFAQHHLKPGGNYLVKAFQGSGYPEYLALLKGTFKQVLTRKPKASRDRSNEIYLLGKDKLAQFDAVFEGGEAPDDY
- the glmM gene encoding phosphoglucosamine mutase, with translation MTRKYFGTDGVRGRVGEEPITPDFVMRLGYAAGRVLATADRRLRPEQRPTVLIGKDTRISGYMLESALEAGFSAAGVDVVLIGPMPTPGIAYLTRALRLQAGVVISASHNPYEDNGIKFFAAGGVKLPDKVERAIEAALDEPMICVPSDQLGRARRMEDAAGRYIEFCKSTFPADLDLRGLKLVVDCAHGASYVIAPHVFHELGADVVVIGNQPDGTNINDGVGATSTSALQQAVVEHQAHLGIALDGDGDRLIMVDGDGTSYDGDKLLYLIAKHRQRLGLLDGGVVGTVMTNLGVEHAFSRLNIPFSRAAVGDRYVLEMLRERGWLLGGESSGHLICLDKHTTGDGIVSALQVLHSLRAHRSVISLGEATKELTLYPQVLINVRVPKGFDHRGSLPVQAALVEAECELKDSGRVVLRASGTEPVIRVMLEGKSADKIKRWAERIADVVEKAAGV
- the folP gene encoding dihydropteroate synthase, whose translation is MSQLPVSLQLGRYLFALKRPLIMGIVNVTPDSFSDGGRYNDADQALAHAECLIAEGADMLDVGGESTRPNAPTVSVQEEIDRVAPVLERLIPLGLPVSIDTRKTSVMAEAIRLGVDMVNDIGALEAEGALAVVAASEVAVCLMHKQGNPDSMQEEPRYVDVVQEVGAYLNARMATAEAAGIALNRIVVDPGFGFGKSVAHNIDLLKHLSVFAQLGSPLLVGLSRKSMLGALTGAPVGERVHASVAATLLAVQRGAKIVRVHDVKATRDALTILNAIEE
- the ftsH gene encoding ATP-dependent zinc metalloprotease FtsH translates to MNNIGKNIAIWLIIGLVLMTVFNQFSKRHESQSQMAYSEFIEEVRGGRVQSVEIEGNPLRGQMLTGKRADGTSFSTLAPYDPGLVGDLLKNNVRFGAKPEQEQSFLMQVFISWFPMLLLIGVWIFFMRQMQGGGKGGAFSFGKSRARMLEESSNPILFADVAGCDEAKEEVSEIVEFLRDPSKFQRLGGRIPRGVLLVGSPGTGKTLLAKAIAGEAKVPFFSISGSDFVEMFVGVGAARVRDMFEQAKKNAPCIIFIDEIDAVGRQRGAGLGGGNDEREQTLNQLLVEMDGFEANSGIIVVAATNRPDVLDPALQRPGRFDRQVIVPLPDIRGREQILGVHMRKVPIAADVRADVIARGTPGFSGADLANLVNEAALFAARQNKRLVDMDDFERAKDKVMMGAERRTMVMSEEERKNTAYHESGHAVVAKLLPKSDPVHKVTIIPRGRALGVTMQLPEQDRFSYDRDYMLQQISILFGGRIAEEVFMNQMTTGASNDFERATRLARDMVTRYGMSDELGPMVYGDNEQEVFLGRSVTTHKNLSEATMQKVDGEIRRIIDAQYHLARSLLEQNRDKVEAMTKALLEWETIDAEQIEDIMAGRPPRPPRQPSKPVPPTDTTPSAPAPSVTPAQEV